In Blattabacterium cuenoti, the following proteins share a genomic window:
- a CDS encoding cation diffusion facilitator family transporter, producing MDDSKKIKFNFYFQKIICFVAIIFFFIKLITWHITSSLSIFSDAMESLINIISGFIGLCSLYISSLPKDQNHPYGHGKIEFISTAIEGVLISIVGITIFINTFIRIKYNMHGILLSRLDYGVLLMSFTGIINYLLGFLACKIGHKNGALTLIASGKHLQIDTYSTFGIVVGLILLNITKCTWIDPIISIIFSSAILYTGFKLLRNATAGIMDESDKKLLKKLSFYLNEKRDVHWIDLHHLKIIKYGSALHIDCHLIVPWYFNIKEANQEVKKLTQLTKNEFGYKVELSVHVEACSNDHCAFCSNHSCQVRKNLFQKKILWTLDKTSYYNNNKTKL from the coding sequence ATGGATGATTCAAAAAAAATTAAATTTAATTTTTATTTTCAGAAAATAATTTGTTTTGTAGCGATTATTTTCTTTTTCATTAAATTAATTACTTGGCATATTACTTCTTCACTTTCTATATTTAGTGATGCCATGGAAAGTTTAATTAATATCATTAGTGGCTTTATTGGATTATGTAGTCTTTATATATCATCTTTGCCTAAAGATCAAAATCATCCATACGGACATGGAAAAATAGAATTTATATCAACGGCTATAGAAGGGGTTTTAATTTCTATAGTAGGAATTACTATTTTTATAAATACTTTTATACGTATTAAATATAACATGCATGGAATTCTTTTATCTAGATTAGATTATGGTGTACTTTTAATGTCATTTACTGGAATTATTAATTACTTATTAGGGTTTTTAGCTTGTAAGATCGGACATAAAAATGGAGCTTTAACATTAATAGCTAGTGGAAAACATCTTCAAATAGATACCTATTCTACTTTTGGTATAGTTGTAGGATTAATTTTGTTGAATATCACCAAATGTACATGGATAGATCCTATTATTTCTATTATTTTTTCTTCCGCAATTTTGTATACAGGATTTAAATTATTGAGGAATGCTACAGCTGGAATTATGGATGAATCTGATAAAAAACTTTTAAAAAAATTATCTTTTTACCTTAACGAAAAAAGAGATGTGCATTGGATCGATCTTCATCATTTAAAAATCATTAAATATGGTAGCGCATTACATATAGATTGTCATCTAATTGTTCCATGGTATTTTAATATAAAAGAAGCGAATCAAGAAGTAAAAAAGTTAACTCAACTAACCAAAAATGAATTTGGATATAAAGTAGAACTATCTGTTCACGTAGAAGCTTGCTCTAACGATCATTGTGCATTTTGTTCTAATCATTCTTGTCAAGTAAGAAAAAACCTTTTTCAAAAAAAAATTCTTTGGACTTTAGATAAAACGTCTTATTATAACAACAATAAAACTAAACTTTAA
- the greA gene encoding transcription elongation factor GreA, translated as MEKFEYITKKGLEKLQKEIERLENIERPKISMQIAEARDKGDLSENAEYDAIKEAQGFLEMNIAKLKKKLSNARIIDGSQINRTRVSILSTVRVKNLTNGREQIYTLVPEGEADLKSGKISINTPISTGLLGKQVGQIAHIKLPNKMILDYEILEIAFSE; from the coding sequence ATGGAAAAATTTGAATATATAACTAAAAAAGGATTAGAAAAATTACAAAAAGAAATAGAAAGACTAGAAAACATAGAACGTCCGAAAATATCCATGCAAATAGCAGAAGCTAGAGATAAAGGGGACTTATCAGAAAATGCTGAGTATGATGCAATAAAAGAGGCTCAAGGCTTTTTAGAAATGAATATAGCTAAGTTAAAAAAAAAACTATCTAACGCACGTATCATAGATGGATCACAAATTAATAGAACTAGAGTTTCTATTCTTTCTACAGTAAGAGTTAAAAATTTAACTAATGGAAGAGAACAAATATATACTTTAGTTCCAGAGGGTGAAGCTGACTTAAAATCAGGAAAAATATCTATAAATACTCCTATATCAACAGGATTACTTGGAAAACAAGTCGGACAAATAGCCCATATTAAATTGCCTAATAAAATGATACTTGATTATGAAATTTTAGAAATAGCATTTAGTGAATAA
- the murA gene encoding UDP-N-acetylglucosamine 1-carboxyvinyltransferase has protein sequence MGIFKIKGGFSLKGEIQPQGAKNESLQVLCAVLLTSEKLRIKNIPEIGDVKCLMQILKELGVLVKKNGIGDYTFQAKNINIEYLNTKRFHEYGKSIRGSIMIAGPLLARFGKVCIPIPGGDRIGRRRLDAHLTGFKLLGSNIHYHNDSQYFDLQIINKNNLTGEYILMEEASITGTANIIMAATLAKGKTTIYNAACEPYIQQLCKLLNKMGAKIKGIGSNLINVIGVKELGGCDEHTILPDVVEIGSWIGLAAITCSEIRIKNVSWKNLGIVPKTFQKMGIKLEKEKDNIYIPSQKSYQIKKSFNNAILTISDAPWPGLTPDLLSILTVVATQAKGSVLIHQKMFESRLFFVDKLIEMGAQIILCDPHRATVIGLNHKSSLRGAILNSPDIRAGISLLIAALSAKGTSIIKNIEQIDRGYENIDKRLRFLGANILRMK, from the coding sequence ATGGGGATTTTCAAAATAAAAGGAGGTTTCTCTTTAAAAGGAGAAATTCAACCGCAAGGAGCTAAAAATGAATCTTTGCAGGTATTATGTGCCGTATTACTCACTTCAGAAAAATTGAGAATTAAAAATATTCCAGAAATAGGAGACGTTAAATGTTTAATGCAAATTCTTAAAGAATTAGGAGTTTTAGTAAAAAAAAATGGAATTGGAGATTATACTTTTCAAGCAAAAAATATAAACATTGAATATTTGAATACGAAAAGATTTCATGAATATGGAAAATCCATCAGAGGATCAATTATGATTGCAGGACCTTTGCTCGCTAGATTTGGAAAAGTTTGTATTCCGATTCCCGGAGGAGATAGGATAGGTAGACGACGTTTAGATGCTCACTTGACAGGATTCAAATTATTAGGAAGTAATATACATTATCATAATGATTCCCAATATTTTGATTTACAAATAATAAATAAAAACAATTTAACTGGAGAGTATATTTTAATGGAAGAAGCTTCTATTACGGGAACAGCTAATATCATTATGGCGGCCACTTTAGCTAAAGGAAAAACTACTATTTATAATGCTGCTTGTGAGCCTTATATTCAACAATTATGCAAATTGTTAAATAAAATGGGAGCGAAAATTAAAGGAATAGGATCTAATTTAATTAATGTAATTGGAGTTAAAGAACTAGGTGGATGTGACGAGCATACTATATTACCTGATGTAGTAGAAATAGGCAGTTGGATAGGGTTAGCTGCTATTACTTGTTCTGAAATTAGAATTAAAAATGTTAGTTGGAAAAATTTGGGAATTGTTCCTAAAACATTTCAGAAAATGGGGATCAAATTAGAAAAGGAAAAAGATAATATTTATATTCCATCACAAAAATCTTATCAAATCAAAAAATCATTTAACAATGCAATATTGACAATATCTGATGCTCCATGGCCTGGATTAACTCCAGATTTATTAAGCATTTTAACTGTAGTAGCGACTCAAGCTAAAGGAAGTGTTTTAATTCATCAGAAAATGTTTGAAAGTAGATTATTTTTTGTAGATAAACTTATAGAAATGGGAGCTCAAATCATATTATGTGACCCTCATAGGGCTACTGTTATAGGACTTAATCACAAATCTTCCCTAAGAGGAGCGATATTAAATTCTCCAGATATAAGAGCGGGAATTTCACTGCTTATAGCAGCTCTTTCGGCTAAAGGCACCAGTATTATTAAAAATATAGAACAAATAGATAGAGGATATGAAAATATAGATAAGAGATTACGTTTTTTAGGGGCAAATATTCTAAGAATGAAATGA
- the feoB gene encoding ferrous iron transport protein B: MSKIKLALVGNPNVGKTSLFNKLTGLNQKVGNYIGVTVDKKIGYFYYDYTCYQIIDLPGTYSIYPSSEDEEVVCRLLSNLNDLDYPDKIIVVADSSNLKKSLLLLRQVQDLGFPVLFVLNMLDEAKKKGISINIEKLKKFLITEIVLINAREGIGLNKVKIKINNLNLNNNKKRKRTYFFNPRLHYSSAINDVKNNYKVNTYQAWSYLAYNRKFLKKDNLLHEIKKKYNIIPKRLQIKETLDRYEEIGKVFSKTVSEFISDKEKTYLEFSKKIDNHLILHPFWGYFVFFFFLFFIFQCIFFWSEIPKQFIEFFFSFVQKKLENIYPGPLNNFLLQGIFPAISTILSFIPQISILLFFLLIMEESGYISRVIFLMDRIMRPFGLNGKSVVPLISSIACAIPAIISARHIDNPRDRLITILATPFMTCSARLPVYTLIISLIIQDKKWYFIQLRGIVLMAMYILGIISALSVSIILHQFLKKNYKSHLIMEIPTYKIPMLKNVLITLWINLKSFIINAGKMILLINILIWVLGTFGPSENSSNKNSIIKIEKKELPHSYLGLLGKKMEPIIHPLGYDWKIGIGLISSLVAREVFVSTMASVYSIEEKENFLKEKMKKEMSPRTKKPIYNLATGISLLFFYAFSMQCMSTLSIIKKETKSWKWPILQFIFMTLLAYIASLLIYQTLKK, translated from the coding sequence ATGTCAAAAATTAAATTAGCGCTTGTTGGAAATCCAAATGTAGGAAAAACTTCTTTGTTTAATAAATTAACTGGTCTCAATCAAAAAGTAGGAAATTATATAGGAGTTACAGTTGACAAAAAAATAGGATATTTTTATTATGACTACACGTGCTATCAAATTATAGATCTTCCTGGAACTTATAGTATATATCCTTCATCTGAAGATGAAGAAGTGGTTTGCAGATTGCTGAGCAACCTGAATGATTTAGATTATCCAGACAAAATTATAGTAGTAGCAGATTCCTCGAATTTAAAAAAAAGTCTTCTTTTACTAAGACAAGTACAAGATTTAGGATTTCCTGTTCTTTTTGTGTTAAATATGCTTGATGAAGCAAAAAAAAAGGGAATATCTATTAATATAGAAAAATTAAAAAAATTTCTTATAACAGAAATTGTATTAATCAATGCAAGAGAAGGAATAGGATTAAATAAAGTTAAAATAAAAATAAATAATTTAAATTTAAATAATAATAAAAAAAGGAAAAGAACCTATTTTTTTAATCCAAGATTACATTATTCTTCTGCTATTAATGATGTAAAAAATAATTATAAAGTAAACACTTATCAAGCGTGGTCTTATTTAGCTTATAATAGAAAATTTTTAAAAAAAGATAATTTATTACATGAAATAAAAAAAAAATATAATATTATACCGAAAAGACTACAAATCAAGGAAACATTAGATAGATATGAAGAAATAGGAAAAGTTTTCTCAAAAACAGTTTCCGAATTCATTTCAGATAAAGAAAAAACCTATTTAGAATTTTCTAAAAAAATAGATAATCACTTAATTTTGCATCCTTTTTGGGGTTATTTTGTTTTTTTTTTCTTTTTATTTTTCATTTTTCAATGTATTTTTTTTTGGTCAGAAATTCCAAAACAATTTATAGAGTTTTTTTTTTCTTTTGTCCAAAAAAAGTTGGAAAATATTTATCCTGGTCCTTTAAATAATTTTTTATTACAAGGTATATTTCCCGCAATTAGTACTATTCTCTCTTTTATTCCGCAAATTTCTATTTTACTATTTTTCCTTCTTATCATGGAAGAAAGTGGATATATAAGCAGAGTTATATTTTTAATGGATAGAATCATGCGGCCTTTTGGATTAAATGGAAAAAGTGTTGTTCCGCTTATTTCTAGCATAGCTTGCGCTATTCCTGCAATCATATCAGCTAGACATATAGATAATCCAAGAGATCGTTTAATTACTATTTTAGCGACTCCTTTTATGACCTGTTCGGCAAGATTACCTGTTTATACTCTTATCATATCTCTAATTATACAGGATAAAAAATGGTATTTTATTCAACTTAGAGGAATAGTGCTCATGGCTATGTATATTTTAGGAATTATATCTGCTTTGAGTGTTTCAATAATTTTACATCAATTTTTAAAAAAAAATTATAAAAGTCATCTTATCATGGAAATTCCTACTTATAAAATTCCTATGTTAAAAAATGTATTGATTACTCTATGGATTAATCTTAAATCCTTTATTATAAATGCAGGAAAAATGATTTTATTGATAAACATATTAATTTGGGTTTTAGGAACTTTTGGTCCTTCAGAAAATTCATCAAATAAAAATTCAATCATAAAAATAGAAAAAAAAGAATTGCCTCATTCTTATTTGGGGTTATTGGGAAAAAAAATGGAACCTATAATTCATCCATTAGGATATGATTGGAAAATTGGAATAGGATTGATATCATCTCTTGTAGCGAGAGAAGTTTTTGTTAGCACCATGGCTTCTGTATATAGCATAGAAGAAAAAGAAAATTTTTTAAAGGAAAAAATGAAAAAAGAAATGTCACCTAGAACTAAAAAGCCTATTTATAATTTAGCAACAGGAATTTCTTTACTATTTTTTTATGCATTTTCTATGCAATGTATGAGTACCTTATCCATAATAAAAAAAGAAACAAAATCCTGGAAATGGCCAATATTACAATTTATTTTTATGACTTTATTAGCTTATATAGCTTCATTATTAATATATCAAACATTAAAAAAATAA
- a CDS encoding FeoA family protein, translating to MNLSNLKKGEKGIIKGYKNDNFPIKLLELGVLPGVKIEILFVSIFYDPLCISYDQSCLALRKEEAENIIIEPIIF from the coding sequence TTGAATTTATCTAATCTTAAAAAAGGAGAAAAAGGGATTATTAAAGGATATAAAAATGATAATTTCCCTATAAAACTATTAGAGTTAGGAGTTTTACCTGGGGTAAAAATCGAAATACTTTTTGTTTCTATTTTTTACGATCCATTATGCATTAGCTATGATCAATCTTGCTTAGCTTTACGAAAAGAAGAAGCTGAAAATATCATAATAGAACCTATTATTTTTTAG
- a CDS encoding HIT family protein, with protein sequence MNNINIFQKIINNEILAYKVAESSDHLAFLDIYPIKIGHTLVIPKKSNRDKIFSLSEEEFISIMSFTKKIAIGIEKIIPCNRVGMFVMGFEIPHVHIHLIPMDKESDGNFSKKRMVLSSKNFQILSKKIKKSIQKNINENYH encoded by the coding sequence GTGAATAATATAAATATATTTCAAAAAATAATTAATAATGAAATTCTAGCTTATAAAGTAGCGGAAAGTTCTGATCATTTAGCTTTTTTAGATATTTATCCTATAAAAATAGGGCATACTTTGGTAATTCCAAAAAAAAGTAATAGAGATAAAATTTTTTCTCTATCGGAAGAAGAATTTATCTCTATTATGTCTTTTACAAAAAAAATAGCGATAGGTATAGAAAAAATCATACCTTGCAATCGCGTAGGTATGTTTGTCATGGGGTTTGAAATTCCTCATGTCCATATTCATTTAATTCCTATGGATAAAGAAAGTGATGGAAATTTTTCCAAAAAAAGAATGGTTTTATCTTCAAAAAATTTTCAAATTTTGTCTAAAAAAATAAAAAAATCTATTCAAAAAAATATCAATGAAAATTATCATTGA
- the rseP gene encoding RIP metalloprotease RseP — translation MSSILIRSIQLLLSISILVVVHELGHFILAQVFKVRVERFFLFFDPWFSLFKKKIGHTIYGIGWLPLGGYVKISGMMMDDKNVLSENRIKNWEYRSKSAIKRLLIIAGGIIFNILLSVLIFTFLLFKYGETYLPTKNVKYGIEVDSLGEKIGLKNGDKILFVNEKYVPYFNDIPKAIILGNSITVDRMGNIIKLSLNNNKKKYLFDRKELNFFIQPRVPPIINYVIKNSEAEKYGLKNNDEILAINSEFVLFSDQLKDLLSKYKNENILISINRNGKFIQKEIFLDPKGVLGIYLKNFMDLDQIFLFEKKSYSFFESIPHGIKKAWNVLKNQIFFLKNVFHIETKAYKQIGSFFSIAKEFPSQWNWGIFWTLTATLSIWLAFLNLFPIPSLDGGYILFIMIEMITRKKINEEIIERCTIYGFVIISLIMMLIILWDIFKVFLY, via the coding sequence ATGTCATCAATTTTAATTAGATCTATACAATTGCTACTTAGCATTTCTATATTAGTTGTTGTTCATGAATTAGGTCATTTTATTCTAGCTCAAGTGTTTAAAGTAAGAGTAGAAAGATTTTTTTTATTCTTTGATCCTTGGTTCTCTCTTTTTAAAAAAAAAATAGGACATACCATTTATGGAATAGGGTGGTTGCCTTTAGGAGGATATGTTAAAATATCTGGAATGATGATGGATGATAAAAATGTTTTATCCGAAAATCGGATTAAGAATTGGGAGTATCGTTCTAAGTCAGCAATCAAAAGATTATTGATTATTGCTGGAGGAATTATTTTCAATATATTGTTATCTGTTTTAATTTTCACTTTTTTATTGTTTAAATATGGGGAAACTTATCTCCCTACAAAAAATGTTAAATACGGAATAGAAGTTGATTCTTTAGGAGAAAAAATAGGATTGAAAAATGGAGATAAAATTTTATTCGTAAACGAAAAGTATGTCCCATACTTTAATGATATTCCTAAAGCAATTATTTTAGGTAATTCTATTACTGTAGATCGTATGGGAAATATAATAAAATTATCATTAAATAATAACAAGAAAAAATATCTTTTTGATAGAAAAGAACTGAACTTTTTTATTCAACCCCGTGTCCCTCCTATAATCAATTATGTCATCAAAAATTCTGAAGCAGAAAAATATGGATTAAAAAATAATGATGAAATATTAGCTATTAATTCTGAATTTGTTCTTTTTTCTGATCAATTAAAAGATTTATTATCAAAATATAAAAATGAAAACATATTAATATCCATTAATAGAAATGGAAAATTTATTCAGAAAGAAATTTTTTTAGATCCAAAAGGAGTTTTAGGTATTTATTTAAAAAATTTTATGGATTTAGATCAAATTTTTTTATTTGAAAAAAAGAGTTACTCTTTTTTTGAGAGTATCCCTCATGGGATAAAAAAAGCTTGGAATGTTTTAAAAAATCAAATCTTTTTTTTGAAAAATGTTTTTCATATAGAAACTAAAGCTTATAAACAAATAGGTAGTTTTTTTTCCATAGCTAAAGAATTTCCATCTCAATGGAACTGGGGGATTTTTTGGACTTTAACAGCTACTTTATCTATTTGGTTAGCTTTTTTAAATTTATTTCCCATACCATCATTAGATGGTGGTTATATATTATTTATTATGATAGAAATGATAACAAGAAAGAAAATAAATGAAGAAATCATCGAACGTTGTACTATTTACGGATTTGTAATAATTAGTTTAATTATGATGTTAATTATTCTTTGGGATATTTTCAAAGTTTTTCTTTATTGA
- a CDS encoding D-alanine--D-alanine ligase has product MKKIAVVMGGYSKESVVSLKSGKVVYENLCRKEFDPYRIYLFKDKWFMKNEKNKEYPINKQDFTVFRMKKLKFDCVFNAIHGTPGEDGILQAYFELLKIPYTGCNFHHANVTFNKKYCSTFLKHFGINTAESFFLNKNQIFCSKKILNKVGLPCFVKPNRSGSSLGIRKVYEEKDLFDAVQKAFLEDEEIIIESFLKGKEVSVGVFSFKNEVVVLPITEIISQNDFFDFESKYSGKSKEITPAKLSKNIENKIRNTAEKVYNFLNLSGISRAEYIIVNEEPYFLEINTVPGLSEESIFPKQLKIVGISLSDVFKNTIYASIEKMNK; this is encoded by the coding sequence ATGAAAAAAATAGCTGTCGTTATGGGGGGATATTCAAAAGAATCTGTTGTTTCACTAAAAAGTGGAAAAGTTGTTTATGAAAATTTATGTAGAAAAGAATTTGATCCTTATCGGATATATCTTTTCAAAGATAAATGGTTCATGAAAAATGAGAAAAATAAAGAATATCCTATTAATAAACAAGATTTTACTGTTTTTAGAATGAAAAAATTAAAATTTGATTGTGTATTTAATGCTATACATGGAACTCCAGGAGAAGATGGAATATTACAAGCTTATTTTGAGCTGTTAAAAATTCCTTATACAGGATGTAATTTTCATCATGCTAATGTTACTTTTAATAAAAAATATTGTTCAACTTTCTTGAAGCATTTTGGAATTAATACGGCCGAGTCTTTTTTTTTAAATAAAAATCAAATTTTTTGTAGTAAAAAAATTTTAAATAAAGTAGGTCTACCTTGTTTTGTAAAACCTAATAGATCTGGATCTAGTTTAGGGATAAGAAAAGTTTATGAAGAAAAAGATTTGTTTGATGCAGTACAAAAAGCTTTTCTAGAAGATGAAGAGATTATTATAGAATCTTTTTTGAAAGGAAAAGAGGTATCAGTAGGTGTTTTTTCATTTAAAAATGAAGTTGTTGTTTTACCAATAACAGAAATAATTAGTCAAAATGATTTTTTTGATTTTGAATCAAAATATTCTGGTAAATCTAAAGAAATCACTCCGGCAAAATTATCTAAAAATATTGAGAATAAAATACGAAATACAGCAGAAAAAGTATACAATTTTCTAAATTTATCAGGAATATCTAGAGCGGAATATATCATTGTAAATGAAGAACCTTATTTTTTGGAAATCAATACAGTACCAGGTCTTTCAGAAGAAAGTATTTTTCCAAAACAATTGAAAATAGTTGGAATCTCTTTATCCGATGTTTTTAAAAATACCATATATGCTTCCATTGAAAAAATGAACAAATAA
- a CDS encoding type III pantothenate kinase, producing MLLTINIGNSSLRFGLFDNNYNLECNYSWIINSNPHRSLDEYILLFRSIYQQYGILSEFIQNIVIGSVVPPLTNIVEQSLYEIHKIKAIIVDRNSPSPIKHDSHQLGTDLYANAIAAYTLYKNNHTSTLVVDFGTALSLTCIDKYGNLQGVIIAPGINSSLTALIGNTAQLSQIELKKPPKILGKYTETCIQSGIIYGYLSMVEGLINRVNQELKTNCFVIATGGLSHIYAPLTKKIHIKDKLHTIKGLKILFHWNH from the coding sequence ATGTTGTTAACAATAAACATTGGAAATTCCAGTCTTCGTTTTGGACTATTTGATAATAATTATAATTTAGAATGTAATTATTCCTGGATTATTAATAGCAATCCACATAGATCGCTGGATGAATATATTTTGTTATTTAGAAGTATATATCAACAATATGGGATTCTTTCAGAATTTATACAAAACATTGTTATTGGATCAGTCGTCCCTCCTCTCACAAATATCGTGGAACAATCTTTATATGAAATACATAAAATAAAAGCTATTATAGTTGATAGAAATTCTCCTTCTCCTATAAAACATGATTCTCATCAGTTAGGTACAGATCTGTATGCTAACGCTATAGCTGCATACACATTATACAAAAACAATCATACCTCCACTTTAGTAGTGGATTTTGGGACTGCATTAAGTTTAACCTGTATAGATAAATATGGGAATCTTCAAGGTGTTATTATTGCTCCCGGAATCAATAGTTCTTTAACAGCGTTGATTGGAAATACTGCTCAATTATCACAAATCGAATTGAAAAAACCTCCTAAAATATTGGGGAAGTACACAGAAACATGTATTCAAAGTGGAATTATCTATGGATATTTAAGTATGGTTGAAGGGTTGATTAATAGAGTCAATCAAGAATTAAAAACGAATTGTTTTGTTATTGCGACCGGAGGTCTTTCTCACATATATGCACCTTTAACAAAAAAAATTCATATAAAAGATAAACTACATACAATAAAAGGGTTAAAGATCCTATTTCATTGGAATCATTAA
- a CDS encoding alpha/beta fold hydrolase, which translates to MTNICKINFKIKGEGIPIVLLHGFMESLEIWNYIYRSISTKYKVILIDLPGHGKSIFTLEKNMIFTMEKAAEMVKKILEKKNIQKAIFIGHSMGGYIALAIAEEYPEMFLGLCLLHSTTESDTLEKKKSRIQSIQLAINNYPLFISTSIKKLFHYEKLSFLQKEISFTKKIASHTHINSIISFLKGMSIRKDRKFLLKTTGFPKLYITGLYDLILDKKKIYEETKNGNQIYFVAIPTGHMGHIERPKKIIKILENFIDFYSK; encoded by the coding sequence ATGACTAATATTTGTAAAATAAATTTTAAAATAAAAGGAGAAGGAATTCCTATAGTATTATTACATGGATTTATGGAAAGTTTAGAAATATGGAATTATATATATCGCAGTATTTCTACTAAGTATAAAGTTATTTTGATAGATCTTCCAGGACATGGAAAAAGTATTTTCACATTAGAAAAAAATATGATTTTTACAATGGAAAAAGCAGCAGAAATGGTAAAAAAAATTTTAGAAAAAAAAAATATACAAAAAGCTATTTTCATAGGTCATTCTATGGGTGGATATATAGCTTTAGCTATAGCGGAAGAATATCCAGAAATGTTTTTAGGTTTATGTTTACTTCATTCAACAACAGAATCAGACACACTTGAAAAAAAGAAAAGTCGTATTCAGTCTATTCAATTAGCAATCAATAATTATCCATTATTTATATCCACAAGTATCAAAAAATTATTTCATTATGAAAAATTATCTTTTTTACAAAAAGAAATTTCTTTTACAAAGAAAATAGCTTCGCATACTCATATCAATAGTATTATTTCTTTTTTAAAAGGAATGTCTATTCGAAAAGATAGAAAATTTTTGCTGAAAACAACTGGATTTCCAAAACTATATATAACCGGTTTATACGATCTAATTCTTGATAAAAAAAAAATTTATGAAGAAACTAAAAATGGAAATCAAATTTATTTTGTTGCAATACCTACAGGTCATATGGGGCACATAGAACGCCCTAAAAAAATTATAAAAATATTAGAAAATTTTATAGATTTTTATAGTAAATAA
- a CDS encoding 5-formyltetrahydrofolate cyclo-ligase → MRKSFSQKEIIKMSNEIFSHLKNIFFIWEKTYYHIFLPIREYKEVNTFIIINFLLKIGKCVTIPCSNFRNFSIENCLFHENTILTKKKYGILEPIPMHKSIVSISLIEIIFIPLLIFDSKGYRIGYGKGFYDRFISLCEKNVIKIGLSFFYPIKKIKDIHKNDLLIDIGVTPYHIFFFKKFNKEKL, encoded by the coding sequence ATGAGAAAATCTTTTTCTCAAAAAGAAATTATAAAAATGAGTAACGAAATTTTTTCCCATTTAAAAAATATATTTTTTATATGGGAAAAAACATATTATCACATTTTTTTACCTATACGTGAATATAAAGAAGTAAATACATTTATTATAATTAATTTTTTACTAAAAATAGGAAAATGTGTTACGATACCCTGTTCTAATTTTCGTAATTTTTCTATAGAAAATTGTTTATTTCATGAAAATACTATATTAACAAAAAAAAAGTATGGAATTTTAGAGCCTATTCCCATGCATAAATCTATCGTTTCAATCTCTCTAATTGAAATAATATTTATTCCTTTATTAATATTTGATTCAAAAGGTTATAGAATAGGTTACGGAAAAGGCTTTTATGATAGATTTATTTCTTTATGTGAAAAAAACGTTATTAAAATAGGTTTAAGTTTTTTTTATCCCATAAAAAAAATCAAGGATATACATAAAAATGATTTATTAATAGATATAGGAGTCACTCCCTATCATATTTTTTTCTTTAAAAAATTCAATAAAGAAAAACTTTGA
- a CDS encoding DUF4290 domain-containing protein, with protein sequence MEYNTNRFKLVIPEYGRNIHKMIDYAIQIKNRKKRNRCAWGIIKLMTGSIHPKFHKSIPYFQHKLWNQLFIMSKYQLDIDTPFPKPNTKENYKISFCNKKVVYPEYLTNFRYYGKIIRNMIHVAIRCKDTQKKEGLFYAIANTMKKNYLRWNKNMVEDYVIFKDLKKLSKGKICLMKNTDPLLQCSKILKSKKKLLKNSKVSFKS encoded by the coding sequence ATGGAATACAACACTAATCGTTTCAAATTGGTGATCCCAGAATATGGGAGAAATATTCATAAAATGATAGACTACGCCATACAAATAAAAAACAGAAAAAAAAGAAATCGTTGTGCATGGGGGATTATTAAATTAATGACGGGTTCTATTCATCCTAAGTTTCACAAATCGATTCCTTATTTTCAACATAAATTATGGAATCAATTATTTATTATGTCTAAATATCAATTAGATATTGATACTCCTTTTCCTAAACCAAACACAAAAGAAAACTACAAAATAAGTTTCTGTAACAAAAAAGTCGTGTATCCTGAATATTTAACTAATTTTAGATATTATGGAAAAATAATAAGAAATATGATCCATGTAGCAATACGTTGTAAAGATACGCAAAAAAAGGAAGGGTTGTTTTATGCTATTGCTAATACAATGAAAAAAAACTACTTAAGATGGAATAAAAATATGGTGGAAGATTACGTCATATTTAAAGATTTAAAAAAACTTTCAAAAGGAAAAATATGTTTAATGAAAAATACAGATCCATTATTACAATGTTCTAAAATTTTAAAAAGTAAAAAAAAATTACTAAAAAATAGTAAAGTTAGTTTTAAATCATAA